A window of Catenulispora sp. MAP5-51 contains these coding sequences:
- a CDS encoding Zn-dependent alcohol dehydrogenase, whose translation MRAAVLFEIGSQTLEVRDDVTLADPGAGEVRIRLHATGLCHSDLSAMTGVLPQPAPFVPGHEGAGEVVAVGAGVDQVAVGDHVIVCWNPPCGQCSHCRGGQGNLCVNIFFGMTMTPHFKVDGADVYGFAGNGTFAEEMVVPWQCAVKIPDDVPYEIAALIGCGVTTGVGAVVNTAQVTPGSSVAVIGAGGVGISVIQGARIAGAAEIVAIDPVASKHEAALRFGATRAVSPEEADAVKAEVTGKAGFDYVFEVVGRSALVKQAYGLTRRGGTVTVVGAGKNDDMVDFNMFQLFFDNKKILGSYYGGADPRQEYGRLIALWRAGRLDLEGMITARLKLDDINQALELLRTGAAIRTIIEV comes from the coding sequence ATGCGCGCAGCAGTCCTGTTCGAGATCGGCAGCCAGACCCTGGAGGTCCGCGACGACGTCACCCTCGCCGACCCCGGCGCCGGCGAGGTGCGCATCCGCCTGCACGCCACCGGCCTGTGCCACTCGGACCTGTCGGCCATGACCGGCGTGCTGCCGCAGCCGGCGCCCTTCGTGCCCGGCCACGAGGGCGCCGGGGAGGTCGTCGCGGTCGGCGCCGGCGTGGACCAGGTGGCCGTCGGCGACCACGTCATCGTGTGCTGGAACCCGCCGTGCGGCCAGTGCTCCCACTGCCGCGGCGGCCAGGGCAACCTGTGCGTGAACATCTTCTTCGGCATGACCATGACGCCGCACTTCAAGGTGGACGGCGCCGACGTCTACGGCTTCGCCGGCAACGGCACCTTCGCCGAGGAGATGGTCGTGCCCTGGCAGTGCGCGGTGAAGATCCCGGACGACGTGCCGTACGAGATCGCGGCCCTGATCGGCTGCGGCGTCACCACCGGCGTCGGCGCCGTGGTCAACACCGCGCAGGTCACCCCGGGCTCCTCGGTCGCGGTGATCGGCGCCGGGGGAGTCGGGATCAGCGTGATCCAGGGCGCGCGCATCGCCGGGGCCGCCGAGATCGTCGCCATCGACCCGGTGGCGAGCAAGCACGAGGCCGCGCTGCGCTTCGGCGCCACCCGGGCCGTCAGCCCCGAGGAGGCCGACGCCGTCAAGGCCGAGGTCACCGGCAAGGCCGGCTTCGACTACGTCTTCGAGGTCGTCGGCCGCTCCGCGCTGGTGAAGCAGGCCTACGGCCTGACCCGCCGCGGCGGCACCGTCACCGTGGTCGGCGCGGGCAAGAACGACGACATGGTCGACTTCAACATGTTCCAGCTCTTCTTCGACAACAAGAAGATCCTCGGTTCCTACTACGGCGGCGCCGACCCCCGCCAGGAGTACGGCCGGCTGATCGCGCTGTGGCGCGCCGGCCGGCTGGACCTGGAGGGCATGATCACCGCCCGGCTCAAGCTCGACGACATCAACCAAGCCCTGGAGTTGCTGCGCACCGGCGCCGCGATCCGGACGATCATCGAGGTCTGA
- a CDS encoding MaoC/PaaZ C-terminal domain-containing protein: MPIDPEKALAAPATSIELAWTPKDVQLYHLGLGAGVPATDPGELAYVYEKNLKVLPSFAVVAGGALGFSLFANPGIDIQLVNVLHGGQSITVHRAIPASGEATATARVTDIWDKGKAAVIRTESVIADGDGPIWTNHSQIFVRGEGGFGGERGPSTVDSTPERDPDHVVEVKTLEQLALIYRLSGDWNPLHADPEFAALAGFERPILHGLCSYGITCKAVVDTVLAGDVTRVTEYSTRFAGIFFPGETMRVKMWDDGAGRVDVVAASADRDDAVVLANTVLNYKS, encoded by the coding sequence ATGCCCATCGACCCCGAAAAGGCCCTGGCCGCCCCGGCCACCAGCATCGAGCTGGCCTGGACCCCCAAGGACGTCCAGCTCTACCACCTGGGCCTGGGCGCGGGCGTCCCGGCGACCGATCCGGGCGAGCTGGCCTACGTCTACGAGAAGAACCTCAAGGTCCTGCCGTCCTTCGCGGTCGTGGCCGGCGGCGCGCTGGGCTTCTCGCTGTTCGCCAACCCCGGTATCGACATCCAGCTGGTCAACGTGCTGCACGGCGGCCAGTCGATCACTGTGCACCGCGCCATCCCGGCCTCGGGCGAGGCTACGGCGACCGCTCGCGTCACCGACATCTGGGACAAGGGCAAGGCCGCGGTCATCCGCACCGAGAGCGTGATCGCCGACGGCGACGGCCCCATCTGGACCAACCACTCGCAGATCTTCGTCCGCGGCGAGGGCGGCTTCGGCGGCGAGCGCGGCCCCTCGACCGTGGACAGCACGCCCGAGCGCGACCCGGACCACGTCGTCGAGGTCAAGACCCTGGAGCAGCTCGCGCTCATCTACCGGCTGTCCGGCGACTGGAACCCGTTGCACGCCGACCCCGAGTTCGCCGCCCTGGCCGGGTTCGAGCGCCCGATCCTGCACGGCCTGTGCTCCTACGGCATCACCTGCAAGGCCGTGGTCGACACGGTCCTGGCCGGCGACGTGACACGCGTGACGGAGTACTCCACGCGCTTCGCCGGGATCTTCTTCCCGGGTGAGACGATGCGCGTGAAGATGTGGGACGACGGCGCCGGGCGCGTGGACGTGGTGGCCGCCTCGGCCGACCGCGACGACGCGGTGGTGCTGGCCAACACCGTGCTGAACTACAAGAGCTAG
- a CDS encoding WD40 repeat domain-containing protein: MLHDLLAAPTTRWRTDWSTDGESPTGHWDWVVAMATAEVDGRLVALSGGSDQAVRAWDAATGESLGEAVTGHWGTALTTTVLDGRPLALSSGTDMTVRVWDLAAGKPSGEPLSGFEDKVEAIATTTVNGRPTAVTATGGALGLAEPAVQVWDLTTRQPIGAPLAGHTDAVCAVTTATVHGKPVAVTAGNDATIRLWDLTTHRQLGAPLTGHTDAVWAVATTVLDGRVIAVTSSDDATLRIWDLTAGCALGAPLTGHSAGVETVTTTTLDGRPVAVSGSWDQTVRVWDLASGRQVGPELAFPAQVQALTATPDGRLLVGYDRGVAALSVG; this comes from the coding sequence ATGCTTCACGATCTCCTGGCCGCGCCCACGACCCGGTGGCGGACCGACTGGTCCACCGACGGCGAGTCCCCCACCGGACACTGGGACTGGGTCGTGGCCATGGCGACGGCGGAGGTCGACGGCCGGCTCGTGGCCCTCAGCGGCGGCTCGGACCAGGCGGTGCGGGCCTGGGACGCCGCGACCGGCGAGTCCCTGGGCGAGGCCGTCACCGGCCACTGGGGCACAGCCCTGACAACCACCGTCCTGGACGGCCGGCCCCTGGCCCTGAGCAGCGGCACCGACATGACGGTCCGCGTCTGGGACCTGGCCGCGGGCAAGCCCTCCGGCGAACCGCTGAGCGGCTTCGAGGACAAGGTGGAGGCGATCGCCACCACGACCGTGAACGGCCGGCCGACAGCCGTCACCGCCACCGGCGGCGCGCTCGGCCTGGCCGAACCGGCGGTCCAGGTCTGGGACCTGACAACCCGGCAGCCCATCGGCGCACCCCTGGCCGGCCACACCGACGCGGTCTGCGCGGTGACCACGGCCACCGTGCACGGCAAGCCGGTCGCGGTGACGGCGGGCAACGACGCCACGATCCGCCTCTGGGACCTGACGACCCACCGCCAACTCGGCGCCCCGCTCACCGGCCACACCGACGCCGTCTGGGCCGTCGCGACCACCGTCCTCGACGGCCGCGTGATAGCGGTGACCAGCAGCGACGACGCGACGCTGCGCATCTGGGACCTGACCGCCGGCTGCGCCCTGGGCGCCCCGCTCACCGGCCACAGCGCGGGCGTGGAGACGGTGACCACGACGACGCTCGACGGCCGCCCGGTGGCGGTGTCGGGAAGCTGGGACCAGACGGTGCGCGTGTGGGACCTGGCCTCGGGCCGGCAGGTCGGACCGGAACTGGCGTTCCCGGCGCAGGTGCAGGCGCTGACGGCGACGCCGGACGGGCGGCTGCTGGTGGGGTACGACCGGGGCGTGGCGGCGCTGTCGGTCGGGTGA
- a CDS encoding cation diffusion facilitator family transporter, with protein sequence MSAEGSTKAVVAALAANMGIAVSKFVAYAFTGSASMLAEGVHSVADSGNQVLLLIGGKQARKKADTEHPFGYGRERFVYAFIVSVVLFSVGGLFALYEGWHKVTHPEKVDSWYWAVGVLLFAMVMEGMSFRTAVRESNHLREGSSWIGFIRRATTPELPVVLLEDSGALLGLCFALFGVGMAVITGNGRWDGVGTLAIGALLVCIAVILAVEMKSLLVGEGAGKHDVAAIRTAAVDGHTVTDVIHLRTMYLGPEELLVAIKIAVQHDDTALEVAEAIDEAEARIRTAVPEARLIYIEPDVRRPGPLPEPTTG encoded by the coding sequence ATGAGCGCAGAAGGCAGTACCAAGGCGGTTGTGGCGGCACTGGCGGCCAACATGGGGATCGCCGTCTCGAAGTTCGTGGCCTACGCCTTCACCGGTTCGGCGTCGATGCTCGCCGAGGGCGTGCACTCGGTCGCCGACTCCGGCAACCAGGTGCTGCTGCTGATCGGCGGCAAGCAGGCGCGCAAGAAGGCCGACACCGAGCATCCGTTCGGGTACGGCCGCGAACGGTTCGTGTACGCGTTCATCGTCTCGGTGGTGCTGTTCAGCGTCGGCGGCCTGTTCGCCCTGTATGAGGGCTGGCACAAGGTCACGCACCCGGAGAAGGTCGACAGCTGGTACTGGGCCGTCGGGGTGCTGCTGTTCGCGATGGTGATGGAGGGCATGTCGTTCCGCACCGCCGTGCGCGAATCGAACCACCTGCGCGAGGGCAGCAGCTGGATCGGCTTCATCCGCCGGGCCACCACGCCGGAGTTGCCGGTGGTCCTGCTGGAGGACTCCGGGGCCCTGCTGGGCCTGTGCTTCGCGCTGTTCGGCGTCGGCATGGCGGTCATCACCGGCAACGGCCGCTGGGACGGCGTGGGCACCCTGGCGATCGGCGCGCTGCTGGTCTGCATCGCGGTGATCCTGGCGGTGGAGATGAAGAGCCTGCTGGTCGGCGAGGGCGCCGGCAAGCACGACGTGGCCGCCATCCGCACCGCCGCCGTGGACGGCCACACCGTCACCGACGTGATCCACCTGCGCACGATGTACCTCGGGCCGGAGGAACTGCTGGTGGCGATAAAGATCGCGGTCCAGCACGACGACACGGCGCTGGAAGTGGCCGAGGCCATCGACGAGGCCGAGGCGCGCATCCGCACCGCGGTGCCCGAGGCGCGGCTGATCTACATCGAGCCGGACGTGCGGCGGCCGGGCCCGCTGCCGGAGCCCACGACGGGCTGA
- a CDS encoding long-chain-fatty-acid--CoA ligase, producing the protein MTGRWNTSVAELLTARAGDHATALAWTGQDGVVRRVSWEEHVRHSAARAAWLAERLPSEGAGPRHVGVLMENVPEFSYLLGAAALGGFTLVGLNPTRGAAEVVRDVRHTDCALVVAEAPFLDMVRDCGVPVADVDSAEYACLSHKGFSSRVYLQDEHREETSELPFMLILTSGTTSAPKAVICSQGKIASQGASLAAQRGLTEDDVLYCAMPLFHSNAVIACWIPAVATGASLALRRRFSASGFLPDVRRFGATYANYVGKPLAYILATPEKPDDADSTLRQVFGNEAAPADVVRFGERFGCLVTDGFGSTEGGISFYRLPSTPPGALGVPVGDVRIVDPDSGRERGVGEVGEMVNFAGAGAFEGYYNHREADAAKLREGRFWSGDLAYRDAEGNVFFAGRSGDWIRVGGENFASGPIARAVEEWEPAVAAAAYGVPDAASGDQVMVAVELRDGIAGFEPERFEAYLGSRSELAKLWWPRYVRLVAAMPRTATNKVVVRALAEEAWCTPDPVYIRAGSGRPGYRPMTDADRAELAREFVHHGRTPPRGC; encoded by the coding sequence ACGCTGGAACACCTCCGTGGCCGAGCTCCTCACCGCCCGCGCCGGCGACCACGCCACCGCGCTTGCCTGGACCGGGCAGGACGGCGTCGTGCGGCGCGTGTCCTGGGAGGAGCACGTGCGGCACAGCGCGGCGCGCGCCGCCTGGCTGGCCGAGCGGCTGCCCTCCGAGGGGGCCGGGCCGCGGCACGTCGGGGTCCTGATGGAGAACGTGCCGGAGTTCTCCTACCTGCTCGGCGCGGCGGCGCTCGGCGGGTTCACGCTGGTCGGGCTGAATCCGACGCGCGGCGCCGCCGAGGTGGTGCGCGACGTCCGGCACACCGACTGCGCGCTGGTCGTTGCCGAGGCTCCGTTCCTGGACATGGTGCGCGACTGTGGCGTGCCGGTGGCCGATGTGGACTCTGCGGAGTACGCCTGCTTGTCCCATAAAGGTTTCAGCTCTCGTGTCTACCTCCAGGACGAACACCGGGAGGAGACTTCCGAGCTCCCCTTCATGCTCATCCTCACCTCGGGCACGACCTCGGCCCCGAAGGCTGTGATCTGCTCCCAGGGCAAGATCGCCTCGCAGGGCGCGAGCCTGGCCGCGCAGCGCGGCCTCACCGAGGACGACGTCCTGTACTGCGCGATGCCGCTGTTCCACAGCAACGCCGTCATCGCCTGCTGGATCCCGGCGGTCGCCACCGGCGCGAGCCTGGCCCTGCGCCGCCGCTTCTCCGCCTCCGGGTTCCTGCCGGACGTGCGCCGGTTCGGGGCCACGTATGCGAACTACGTCGGCAAGCCCCTGGCCTACATCCTCGCCACGCCCGAGAAGCCCGACGACGCAGACAGCACCCTGCGTCAGGTGTTCGGCAACGAGGCGGCGCCGGCCGACGTCGTACGCTTCGGCGAGCGGTTCGGGTGCCTGGTCACCGACGGCTTCGGCTCCACCGAGGGCGGGATCTCCTTCTACCGGCTGCCGTCCACGCCGCCGGGGGCGCTGGGCGTGCCGGTCGGGGACGTGCGGATCGTCGATCCGGACAGCGGCCGGGAGCGGGGCGTCGGCGAGGTCGGGGAGATGGTGAACTTCGCCGGGGCCGGGGCGTTCGAGGGCTACTACAACCACCGCGAGGCCGACGCGGCGAAGCTGCGCGAGGGCCGGTTCTGGTCCGGGGACCTGGCCTACCGGGACGCCGAGGGCAACGTCTTCTTCGCCGGCCGCTCCGGGGACTGGATCCGGGTCGGCGGGGAGAACTTCGCCTCCGGGCCGATCGCGCGGGCTGTGGAGGAGTGGGAGCCCGCGGTCGCGGCGGCGGCGTACGGGGTGCCGGACGCCGCGTCGGGGGATCAGGTGATGGTCGCGGTGGAGTTGCGGGACGGGATCGCAGGGTTCGAACCGGAGCGGTTCGAGGCCTATTTGGGGTCCCGGTCGGAGCTGGCCAAATTGTGGTGGCCTCGTTATGTACGGCTCGTCGCGGCGATGCCGAGGACGGCCACGAACAAGGTGGTGGTGCGTGCCTTGGCGGAAGAGGCCTGGTGTACCCCGGATCCGGTCTACATCCGCGCCGGATCCGGCCGTCCCGGCTACCGCCCGATGACCGACGCCGACCGTGCCGAGCTGGCCCGGGAGTTCGTTCACCACGGCCGCACCCCGCCCCGCGGCTGCTAG